AGTAATCTTATTATGGATGGCCGGTGGCATGGCCCATACAGAAACTTTTGATCCCAAAACGTACACACCATTCAATACAGGAATGGAGAGCAAATCGGTAATCAGTACATTTAAATCTATACCTACTGCATTGGATGGCGTTCAATTTTCTGAAGGTCTCGAAGGCATAGCCAGTACTATGGACAAGGGTACACTGATCCGATCCTATCGCGCAGCAGATTTGGGTTTTATTTTGCATACCCGACATCAATATCATTGGCATACCTGCTATCAACCTCCCCAAGCTTTTCAACCACCGCATATCGGTGCATGGATCGCTAAGGAACTCGGATCTAAGAATGGAATCATACCGCCCTTTATAGACATTGGCCAACGATTTACTGTAGGTGAAGGCGAAGAATTAAAAGCATTTCACTCCGCGGGATTCCTGGGATCGGAATATGCGCCATTTATCATACCTGATCCAGAAGCCGGGCTAGAAAGTATTTCACCGCCACCCGGCATGGATTTAAAGCGATTCGAACGAAGGCAAAAATTATTTAAGGATATAGCAGAGCAAGGTCCCTTGAGTCATGCACATGAATATCAACAGGAATCCTACATCCGGTCTATGGAAAAGTCATATGCTTTATTAAAATCACCAGAAGCCAAAGCCTTTGACCTCAGCCAGGAACCCAAAGAAGCATATGCTCAATACAATACCGGCCGGTTTGGCTTAGGTTGTCTCATGGCTAAGCGACTCGTGGAGCGCGGAGCACGATTTGTCAGTGTCACCACTGAATATGAGCCCTTCCTCGGGTGGGATACCCATGAAAACGGACATGCCCGCATGGTAAAGATGAAGGAAGCTATCGACCGACCCATCAGTACTTTGATCCATGATTTGCATCAGTCAGGTTTATTAGATCGTACCCTCGTTATTCTGGCCTCAGAGTTTAGTCGTGACATGCTTACCGAAGGCAGACCAGGTTCTAAAGTAAAAGACCAGGTAGTGGTACCCGATAAAATCACTGAACCCAAACACTATGGTATGCATCGTCACTTTACGGAGGGATGTAGTATGCTACTATGGGGCGGTGGTATTAAGAAAGGTCATGTGATCGGGCAGACTGCTACCGAAAGACCCTTCAGCGCTATTACTGAGCCCATCGTGATAGACCAGGTACATCAGACGATCTATCAAGCCATGGGTATATCTCCGGAGACTAATTATGTGGTGGAGGCGAGGCCGTTTTATACGACACCGGATGGAAAGGGGAAGAGTATTGAGGGGGTGTTTGGGTAGGCTACATTTCTAACCCATATGCTATACCAGGATAGCCATAACAGTAAGAGAAGGATTGCGATTTAAATGTTATTGCACCATCACAATCACCCGCTGATACCTCGTCAAAGCAGGCACCCCATCATCCGTGCCCTCTGCGATAAAATGAAAAGTATCTCCTTTGACTGCCGTTACAGGTATTTTAATCAGGGCTTTTCCAGCATTGTTTTGCTGCAAAGTTGCGACTGATTCGCTGTGACCGACTTCTTTGTAGTTCCACCATTTGATTTGGACTTTATTTTTATCCGGATCGGAGTAGCTGGCTTGTAGTTTTAATTTTTTACCCGGAGATGCGGATATAATTTTTTTATGGACCATGATCTGCGGGGGATGATTGGCTTCAGAATATTTTTTCACACACCAATCAGCGCGGGAGGCAAAATCTTGTTGAAGTGCCGGCAGCCAACGGGTTTGAGGATAAGCAGGATCAAATTTTTGAGTATAAGGATTGAGTTCAGCTACCAGATCACCGTCTTCCCAACGCGAAGGATCGACCCAGGATTGTATCAGGCGGCCGCCCCAGCCTCCGTATTCCGGATGATCCAGGTTATCAAGTCCGACATCTACCAGGTGTAGAAATGCAGGCGAGTCACCTTCAGAAATAAAGTCATATTTTTCAAAACTACCCCAATAGGTATTTTTTAATTTTGTGGGATCTCCGTGAATGTGTTCGTCGTCACCAGCTTGTTTCTGACCATCTCCATAACTGTAATACATTTTGGTCAAAGGGCCGTGGCCCTGTATGATTTGCTCACTCATGAATTTTCCCTCGAGGTAGGTTTGCATTTCCTGCGGTACCTGCCGCTTCCAGGGATAAGCGAGACAGGCAAACTGGTGTGCATTGTACATGACTTTAATACCGGGCCAATGTGGAGCAATATATTTTTTGTAGGTAGCATCCTGATCCAGTATGGTAAATAAAATAGTTTTTTGACAGACCTTTTGATAAATAACTTTCCATTGGTTGCTGTCTTGATATTCAGCCTCGATGGATTTTAAGGCACGTGCGACAGTATTGGTGCCACCCCAGACTTGAATGTATACCGGTGAAGGATCATTAGCCAATAAGAGCGCTTTAATAAAATCAGAGCCTTCCGTATCCTGATTCATTTCTCCTTCAAAATCTATATTGCCCACTTTGATCAGGCTGCGTAAATAATCAGCAGTTGGAAATCTCCGGTCATGGGTACTCAAATTGGGATATACTTGTTCATAGGCGTCTATCAACCCTTGCATCCATTGAGTACCGGGCCAGCGAAGCGAGGTCTTTTGTCCATATAACTTTTTGGTCATCTCCATCTCAGATATAAATGGTGTGCCGTGATCATCACCTTTGTAGTGCCACATCGAAGCACTGTAGATGAGTCCTTCCAGCTTATACTCATTGGCATACAATAACATCCTGATGAAAGAATCTACATCATCGATCTCCCCGTCGGTGGTGACGATTGTGCGGGGCTGGACAGACAGGGTAGACTGGCTCATCACGATCGTAGAGGTCATCAACAAGAGTAGGAGTAATGAATGTTTTGCCATGCAAGTGCTAAGTTAATGCACCTTATCTTTACTTTATACCCGATCTATACTTCTACTGGGTGACAGCATTTTTTTATTAAGGGGAATTTCGTTTGTCATAACGAACTTTATGGCTAGCCTTTCCGATAGTTTTTAAAAATAAGTTACATTTAAAGCTTTTTTGTATAAGCAACTATCGGGTTTATTGACAATGGAATTATCTCATGAACAAAAAAAAGCCTGGACTACAGGTGGCGTATTGATTGCACTGGGTATAGTCTTTGGGGATATCGGCACCTCTCCACTCTATGTGATACAGGCTATAGTTGGTGATCGGCTAGTCACTAAAGAACTTTTATATGGTGGAGTATCCTGCGTGTTCTGGACCTTATTTATAATATCTACTGTCAAATACGTTATTCTTGCTTTAAACGCGGACAATAATGGAGAGGGTGGCATATTTGCCCTTTACGCGCGCGTGCGCAGGTACAATCCCAAGTTGGTGATCTATCCGGCCATGATCGGTTGTGCGACCTTGATCGCAGATGGATTCATCACACCACCGGTCTCCATCTCTTCTGCGGTGGAAGGTATCCATGTGCTCTATCCGAATGTAGAAATCAATACCATTCCCATTGTCATGACGATCATCGTCTTATTATTTGCATTTCAGCAAGTGGGTACCCGCATTGTGGGCCTGGCTTTTGGTCCAATTATGTTGATTTGGTTTTTAATGTTAGGGGTATTGGGTCTCGTTTCACTTATGCACCATCCAGCTATCTTGCAAGCAATCAATCCACGATATGCGGTCGAACTACTGACACAATATCCTAAAGGCTTTTGGCTATTGGGATCTGTTTTTTTATGCACCACTGGAGCAGAAGCACTTTATTCAGATCTGGGTCACTGTGGCAAGACCAATATTCGGATCAGTTGGGGATTTGTCTGGATTATGTTATTACTCAACTATTTTGGTCAGTCGGCCTGGGTCCTAAGTAATTTTGATGGTCAGCTTCTCAGTGAAAATCAACGGATCTTCTACGCTTTGATGCCGTCGTGGTTTCTCCCTATCGGTCTATTCATAGCCACCTTGGCGGCTATCATAGCCAGCCAGGCATTAATATCTGGTGTTTTTACCCTGGTCAATGAGGCGATGAAGCTAAAACTTTGGCTAAAGATGAAAGTCAACCATCCGACAGATTGGCTTGGCCAGGTCTATATTCCTGGTATCAACTGGGTCCTCATGATTGGCTGCCTGATCGTGGTGCTGTTTTTCAAAAAATCATCCAATATGGAGGCTGCCTATGGCCTTGCGATCACGATCGACATGATGATGACCTCTTTGCTCCTGGGATTCTTTTACCGAATTAAACTGCATCGGTTTGTATTGCCATTTATAGGTACAGTCCTTTTGATAGGTTTAGAAATCGTTTTTTTAGTAGCCAACCTGGATAAGTTTGCCCATGGTGGTTGGTTTACCTTTTTGATTGCTTTAGTGATCACGAGCATCGTCTATGTACTTTACAACGCTGACCTCATAAGACATAAATTGGCTCGGTTTGTCCCGGTGAGTGATTATACCAAGATTATAGATGAATTAAACGACGATCACTCTATACCCAAAGAGTCCAGCCACCTGGTCTACCTGGCCATGACCAATAGTGAAAAAAAGATAGATACCAATATCATTCACTCCATCATGAAGAAAAAACCAAAGCGGGCTGATGTATATTGGTTTTTGCACGTTGATACCACCGATGAGCCCTATACCAGGTCCTATCACGTGGAGAGTATCGTACCACGGCAGATCATCTTTATCAAACTCCGACTTGGGTTCAAGGTAGAGCAGCGAATCAACAGTATGTTTTTTAAAATAGTGAAGGACATGGCTCATAATGGAGAGGTGGATATCAAAAGTCCCTATCCGGCACTTCGAGGTTTGGATCAGATGGGTGATTTTAAATTTATTATTACCCACAATAGGGTCTCTGTAGACAGCGAGCTCTCCGACCTGGAGCGATGGATCATCCGCAGCTATCGTTTAATCAAAAGGTTTAGTCTATCTGCTGTGGAAGACTTTGGCCTTGAGACAGCCAATGTGCAGGAGGAGTTGATCCCGATCTATGTGGGGACTAAGAAAGAAGTGTTGCTGACCAGGGAGTGAAGAAAATGAAGACTTGCACTGATAACTAAAGCCTAATAACGCATAACAAAAATCATATGTCATTTCAAGCTTACCTGGATAATATCAAAACCAAAACCGGCAAATCACCCGAAGATTTCAAAAAGATCGCTGAGAAAAAGGGACTCTTATTAAATGGAAACATGAAGGAAGGCGTCAAAGCTGGGGATATTGTAAAATGGTTAAAAGAAGATTTTGACCTTGGTCACGGACATGCTATGGCTATTTATGCTTTGTTTAAGGGAAAAAAGGACTGATAGCTAAAACGGAGACCTCGCCCCTCAAACCTGAATGTATTGTAGATTTGCTGAATACCTATGACTTTAAAAGCAAAATTACTATGGCTCCCTGTCCTGTTCCTCATTGCATGCAAGCCAAAGGAAACACAACCGCTAATCACCAGCCATGATTACCGGGACCTGGTGACACTATTCAATGAATGGCACAGCTTTGAAGTTCCTCCGATGTTATCCGGAGCACCTGATTACACCACGGAGTCTTTTGATCTGCGATATCCGGAGTTTAAAAAGCTGCAATCAAGATTGTCCTCCATCGATTCATCCGGCTGGCCCGTCGATCAGCAGGTGGACTATGAGGTCGTCAAAGCTGAAATGAATGGGTATGATTTTAACTATCGTATCCTCAAACCCTGGCAGCGTGACCCAGCATTTTATACCAGCATCTTCATGGAGCGTAGCGATGTGCCTGCGCATGAGGGCCCAACCGCACATTGCGCTATTGATATTTGGAAATATACCTTTCCACTTCGTCCTGAAGCAAAGCTCAAGCTAATTGGTGAATTGAATACCATTCCGTCTTTTTTGATCCAGGCACAAAGCAACCTCACTGGCAATGCCAAAGATCTTTGGATCACCGGGATCCGACCACTCAGAACGCAACGCGAAGACCTTCAATTTTTATCAGACTCACTCATAGGCCAGGACCCCGATTTAACCACCGCCGTTCGATCAGCTATGACTGCTACAGATCAATTTATAACCTGGCTTGAAGCAGAAAGCAAAAACAAAACCGGACCCTCCGGCCTCGGCAAAGAAAACTATACCTGGTATCAACAGCACGTGCACCTGGTGCCTCTCACCTGGGACGATGAGGTGCTTTTGCTCCAACGTGAGCTCGCGCGAGCCTGGTCAGCACTAAAACTCGAAGAACACCACAATAGAAACCTCCCGCTACTTCCTGAAATGCAGACTCCGGAGGCTTACGACAAACTGGCCGATCAATCAGCAGCTAGTCTGATGCGTTTTTTGAAAACAGAGGATATCCTCACGATCAAAGATTATTTCGAACCAGCCCTGCGAGAGCACCTGACCCATTTTACCCCAAAAGAAAAACGCAATTTTTTTGCCATCACCACGCACTATGATGCACGGCCTTTGTATTCACATTTTTATCATTGGTTTGAGTTGGCTACGATGGATCGGGAGCCGCATACCAGTGAGATCCGAAAAGGACCTCTGCTCTACAATATATTTGATACCCACAATGAAGGCATCGCTACTGCAGTCGAAGAAATATTTATGCATGCAGGCTTGTATGATGACAGCCCCAGATCTAAGGAAATCGTCTATATCATGGTAGCTCAGCGGGCCGCCCGCGGCCTGGGCTCGCTCTATGCGCAAGCCAATATCATGACCATGGAAGAGGCTGGTGGCATACACTCCGAATACACTCCACGCGGATGGATGAAAACCGAACCCGAGCTGCGCATCTTTGAACAAAATCTTTACCTCCGGCAGCCGGGTTATGGTACCAGTTATATCACCGGCAAATACCTCATAGATCAAACGATGGCAGCATACGCACGGCAAAAAGAAGCCCAAGGCGAACCGTTTAAATTAAAAGACTTTCTGGATGGGTTTAATGCTACGGGGAATGTGCCGGTGTCTTTAGGATATTGGGAGATGACAGGGAAGAAGATGTGAATCAAGCTTGGCTAAAACGAGACATCCAAATGATAACATACTGATACCTTTCAGATTATGATTTAATAACGATTGACCAAATTATATCTCAAGTGATCCATATCTTTGTAATTGTAAGATAAAATCAATGACATCTGTAAAATCAAAGCCCACAAAGGGAAAGTTGCAAGGTATCTCTGCCATAGCACGAATCAGTATTGTTAAAGATGGAAATTCAACTAAAAGTCAAATTCAAGAGATCATTTCCAAACAAAGCCATTCAATTTCATATTCACCGATTCAACTATCAGTGAATGGTCGTCAGTATGTTCTAAAATATCCTTTGCGATGTCTGCTGGAAAAAGAAGAAGATTTTTATATTATCAAAAATGAATTCCTTGATTTGATTGGGACCGGTGTCAGCACAGAATCTGCAGAGGCAAATTTTAATGAAGAGTTTGACTTTTTATATCATCGTCTTAATACCTTGAAGAAGGCCCAACTTTCTTCCAGATTGGCAGAAATAAAACAAATGATGAACTATTATGTGGCTTCAGTAATCTAAAAATGGTTATTGACAAACAAAAAGCCTATAGAAATTTAAAGAAAAAAGGCTTTATAGATTCTTATCATAAAAGCTCCGACCATTTATATTTAGAATTTTATCATAATGGTAGACTTGTATTATACACCAAAATAAGCCATGGTAGTCACAAGGACCTGGAAATTTTTTTGATCAGACAAATGGCCTCGCAATGTAAACTAAGCAATGCTGATTTTACAGATCTTTGTAATTGCCCTCTGTCTAAAGAAGATTATAAGAAAAAATTATCCGAGCAGGGGTTGTTGACATAGTTCAACACCTTGGTCATTGAATGCAGTGATAAAATCTAGAAAGTCTTTATTAAACAGCTGATCCATGCTTCCTTTTAGAAAATACTTTTCGATCTAACCTCGTTTTACTGTCAACCCCATAAGTTATACCTATAAGATACCAGGCAGCCTCTAGTCTTTCATTGGGTGATTTGTCATTCCAATAGGTCACATGATCATTGGCATCATCAAAACTCACTCCCCGACCGATAGTACGATCCATTTTGAACTTGGCACTCATATATATTTCATGTATAATTATGTAAAATTAGATAGATTAGTGATAATAAGTCTTGGATCGTATGGGAAGAAACTGAATCTTCCTCACCTTTTATAATTTTTCTTGCCTTTAGTCTTATGAGTCTCTAATAAGGTTGAAATAAAATTTTCAAATGGCTGCTTCCTTTATCGTAGACCCCATTATAAATCATTGATATATAAATAATTATATTAATCTTCCCTATTTAGCGATTGTAACCGCTAAATATGGCCTATATTTGCGATTGTAACCGCTAAAATTGTAAGATATTGATTAATAGAGCATTAAATGATTTAATCCGGCACTATCTGCCTGATAAAAGGACATTGGTCATTTT
The window above is part of the Saprospiraceae bacterium genome. Proteins encoded here:
- a CDS encoding DUF1501 domain-containing protein; this encodes MNNDLTRREFLEKMKQATLASLATGISTSSFLTSCSARQKLNATADSVILLWMAGGMAHTETFDPKTYTPFNTGMESKSVISTFKSIPTALDGVQFSEGLEGIASTMDKGTLIRSYRAADLGFILHTRHQYHWHTCYQPPQAFQPPHIGAWIAKELGSKNGIIPPFIDIGQRFTVGEGEELKAFHSAGFLGSEYAPFIIPDPEAGLESISPPPGMDLKRFERRQKLFKDIAEQGPLSHAHEYQQESYIRSMEKSYALLKSPEAKAFDLSQEPKEAYAQYNTGRFGLGCLMAKRLVERGARFVSVTTEYEPFLGWDTHENGHARMVKMKEAIDRPISTLIHDLHQSGLLDRTLVILASEFSRDMLTEGRPGSKVKDQVVVPDKITEPKHYGMHRHFTEGCSMLLWGGGIKKGHVIGQTATERPFSAITEPIVIDQVHQTIYQAMGISPETNYVVEARPFYTTPDGKGKSIEGVFG
- a CDS encoding DUF4287 domain-containing protein, which gives rise to MSFQAYLDNIKTKTGKSPEDFKKIAEKKGLLLNGNMKEGVKAGDIVKWLKEDFDLGHGHAMAIYALFKGKKD
- a CDS encoding KUP/HAK/KT family potassium transporter codes for the protein MELSHEQKKAWTTGGVLIALGIVFGDIGTSPLYVIQAIVGDRLVTKELLYGGVSCVFWTLFIISTVKYVILALNADNNGEGGIFALYARVRRYNPKLVIYPAMIGCATLIADGFITPPVSISSAVEGIHVLYPNVEINTIPIVMTIIVLLFAFQQVGTRIVGLAFGPIMLIWFLMLGVLGLVSLMHHPAILQAINPRYAVELLTQYPKGFWLLGSVFLCTTGAEALYSDLGHCGKTNIRISWGFVWIMLLLNYFGQSAWVLSNFDGQLLSENQRIFYALMPSWFLPIGLFIATLAAIIASQALISGVFTLVNEAMKLKLWLKMKVNHPTDWLGQVYIPGINWVLMIGCLIVVLFFKKSSNMEAAYGLAITIDMMMTSLLLGFFYRIKLHRFVLPFIGTVLLIGLEIVFLVANLDKFAHGGWFTFLIALVITSIVYVLYNADLIRHKLARFVPVSDYTKIIDELNDDHSIPKESSHLVYLAMTNSEKKIDTNIIHSIMKKKPKRADVYWFLHVDTTDEPYTRSYHVESIVPRQIIFIKLRLGFKVEQRINSMFFKIVKDMAHNGEVDIKSPYPALRGLDQMGDFKFIITHNRVSVDSELSDLERWIIRSYRLIKRFSLSAVEDFGLETANVQEELIPIYVGTKKEVLLTRE
- a CDS encoding DUF1593 domain-containing protein produces the protein MAKHSLLLLLLMTSTIVMSQSTLSVQPRTIVTTDGEIDDVDSFIRMLLYANEYKLEGLIYSASMWHYKGDDHGTPFISEMEMTKKLYGQKTSLRWPGTQWMQGLIDAYEQVYPNLSTHDRRFPTADYLRSLIKVGNIDFEGEMNQDTEGSDFIKALLLANDPSPVYIQVWGGTNTVARALKSIEAEYQDSNQWKVIYQKVCQKTILFTILDQDATYKKYIAPHWPGIKVMYNAHQFACLAYPWKRQVPQEMQTYLEGKFMSEQIIQGHGPLTKMYYSYGDGQKQAGDDEHIHGDPTKLKNTYWGSFEKYDFISEGDSPAFLHLVDVGLDNLDHPEYGGWGGRLIQSWVDPSRWEDGDLVAELNPYTQKFDPAYPQTRWLPALQQDFASRADWCVKKYSEANHPPQIMVHKKIISASPGKKLKLQASYSDPDKNKVQIKWWNYKEVGHSESVATLQQNNAGKALIKIPVTAVKGDTFHFIAEGTDDGVPALTRYQRVIVMVQ